One part of the Olleya sp. YS genome encodes these proteins:
- the raiA gene encoding ribosome-associated translation inhibitor RaiA, with protein MSKIIFEYHDVTASDSLEAYTTDRLNKLFERNDFVIRADVFFKTENTATANMVASIRLSAPGPRLFAEAAHDNFRSAVTECVDELQRQLAKRKESLKTY; from the coding sequence ATGAGTAAAATTATATTTGAATACCACGATGTTACCGCTAGCGATAGTCTAGAGGCTTACACCACAGACCGACTAAACAAACTATTTGAACGCAACGATTTTGTAATACGAGCAGACGTGTTTTTTAAAACAGAAAATACTGCAACAGCAAACATGGTAGCTAGCATCAGATTAAGTGCACCTGGTCCAAGACTATTTGCAGAAGCAGCACACGATAATTTTAGAAGTGCTGTTACAGAATGTGTGGACGAGCTACAACGTCAACTAGCCAAACGAAAAGAATCTTTAAAAACGTATTAA
- a CDS encoding serine hydrolase: MTQTKPKPSKGKQIFRILLFVGTFVSLWFVPWILVKAWILPLPDTVQEQVDQTLSYGFDGVIVYVDEAGKPPATYTAGYHNTTQKIPAKPNALFKIASISKLYVAVAVTRLAHQKRIDLDKTVADYFPELVGRIEFAEDITIRMLVQHRSGIPNFTDSPEFWSNQPNTNIDVLQYVLDKPANFKPNTDYGYSNTNYLLLSRLIEHVTGRPRFNYFKTEILNPLGLKNTYASMDDVNLDDVMSGYYVGVDKDFKTQNEGMMLATAADVGSFLRALIDGTLLNKAEMKLYSSLYQFNHGGLAAGYQCLAEYHKDIDAVVVQFMNTTDFEGYQWNLLEITHSRVVKILRKTKKR; this comes from the coding sequence ATGACACAAACCAAACCAAAACCCTCAAAAGGCAAACAGATTTTCAGAATTCTATTATTTGTTGGGACGTTTGTGTCCTTATGGTTTGTCCCATGGATTTTAGTAAAAGCGTGGATTTTACCCTTACCAGATACAGTACAAGAGCAAGTCGACCAAACGTTAAGCTATGGTTTTGATGGTGTTATTGTTTATGTGGACGAAGCCGGAAAACCACCAGCAACTTATACAGCAGGTTACCATAATACAACACAAAAAATACCAGCTAAACCCAATGCGTTATTTAAAATAGCCAGTATTAGTAAGCTGTATGTTGCGGTTGCTGTTACTAGATTAGCCCATCAAAAACGTATAGACTTAGATAAAACGGTTGCTGATTATTTTCCAGAACTGGTGGGACGAATAGAATTTGCAGAAGACATTACCATACGCATGCTGGTACAACACCGAAGTGGCATCCCAAACTTTACGGATAGTCCAGAGTTTTGGAGCAACCAACCCAATACTAATATAGACGTGCTTCAATACGTGCTAGATAAACCAGCCAACTTTAAGCCTAATACAGATTATGGCTATTCCAACACCAATTATTTATTATTGTCAAGACTTATTGAGCACGTGACAGGACGTCCACGATTTAACTATTTTAAAACCGAAATTTTAAATCCATTGGGACTAAAAAATACTTACGCATCAATGGATGACGTTAATTTAGACGATGTCATGAGTGGCTATTATGTTGGTGTAGATAAGGACTTTAAAACCCAAAATGAAGGCATGATGCTAGCAACTGCAGCAGATGTTGGTAGTTTTTTAAGAGCTTTAATTGATGGTACACTACTTAATAAAGCCGAAATGAAATTGTACAGCTCACTGTACCAGTTTAATCATGGTGGATTGGCAGCAGGTTACCAATGTCTAGCAGAATACCATAAAGATATTGATGCAGTGGTTGTACAATTTATGAATACCACTGATTTTGAAGGCTACCAATGGAATTTGTTAGAGATTACACATAGTCGTGTGGTGAAGATTTTGCGTAAGACTAAGAAGCGTTGA
- a CDS encoding sensor histidine kinase: MSLKKENSIKFNFDVSAYRLIGRELITDRITALFELVKNAYDANAENVIVEFIDINPLTPNSKIIIKDDGIGMQFSDIKNKWMVIGTSSKRRERLSPAPHKRKVAGKKGIGRFAVDKLGDKLVLRTQKKNSAELLCLETDWSYYSKLEDSQLKLNFEDEKPFFTDVENKYWYDKGDKEVQGTTLEISQVNEIWTENDINRAFKELSKLVPPNPSKTNAYPFNITIKSPYKDFNNVKVKTQLIDFATKKVELTFDKKEGVQEILQYKKGSLNKIKVPERPCGFLKLTLYYFDQAAKSKYKKYFNSDIDGIKIYRDGIITTPFAEYVADQNKQKDILGIDKRRWSGFFDRFGTRDLLGYVEITDENNPQIIESTNRQGFVDNEAWEELRKFIIEQIVQLESYFKNVKKVERENTKSSLGVANQDLKTLKKEIASVKKEASPKVQAKLRSIEANLGKIQGSVTKSIKDYSKLEKESKQQENLFMSLVSLQTYAAMFSHMTKHTLGHILTGAEYFYNNYPNPNLEDRFISISKSIYKEMLKLRKGVDFMLKYAKSDTELEEINLKELIVNLFDNIYVDRLNEEGIKTIVEIKDNLILNYNRKAIEDIFDNLISNSIKALKNNNEKIIKCSSLTSSDKVTILFSDNGIGIKEKDKHRIFDIFYTDTAEEGGAGMGLYMVKTRVEAMQGNIEVIENEFRPTGATFKITLPFKK; the protein is encoded by the coding sequence ATGTCATTAAAAAAGGAAAATTCAATCAAATTTAACTTTGATGTTAGTGCTTATCGACTAATAGGAAGAGAACTCATAACTGACAGAATAACTGCATTGTTTGAACTAGTCAAAAATGCGTATGATGCAAATGCTGAAAATGTTATTGTAGAATTTATTGATATCAATCCCTTAACTCCAAATTCAAAGATAATTATTAAGGATGACGGTATAGGAATGCAATTTTCCGATATTAAAAACAAATGGATGGTTATCGGAACTAGTAGTAAAAGACGAGAGCGATTATCTCCAGCACCACACAAAAGAAAAGTTGCAGGAAAAAAAGGTATAGGTAGATTTGCTGTTGATAAACTTGGAGATAAATTAGTCCTTAGAACACAAAAAAAGAATAGTGCCGAACTTTTATGTCTTGAGACTGATTGGTCTTATTATTCCAAACTAGAGGATTCTCAATTAAAATTAAATTTTGAAGATGAAAAACCTTTTTTTACTGATGTTGAAAATAAATATTGGTATGATAAAGGAGATAAAGAAGTCCAAGGAACAACATTAGAAATTTCTCAAGTAAATGAAATTTGGACTGAAAATGACATTAACAGAGCATTTAAAGAACTTTCTAAATTAGTTCCTCCAAATCCAAGTAAAACAAATGCATATCCCTTTAATATTACTATAAAGTCCCCATATAAGGATTTTAATAATGTTAAAGTAAAAACACAATTAATTGATTTTGCTACAAAAAAGGTTGAATTAACATTTGATAAAAAGGAAGGAGTTCAAGAAATTTTACAATATAAGAAGGGAAGCCTTAATAAAATAAAAGTTCCCGAAAGACCTTGTGGCTTTTTGAAACTTACACTTTACTATTTTGACCAAGCTGCAAAAAGTAAATATAAAAAATACTTCAATTCCGACATTGATGGCATTAAAATATATAGGGACGGTATTATTACCACACCTTTTGCTGAATATGTTGCTGACCAAAACAAACAAAAGGATATACTTGGTATTGATAAAAGAAGGTGGTCTGGTTTCTTTGATAGATTTGGCACTAGAGATTTGCTTGGTTACGTAGAAATAACAGATGAAAATAATCCTCAGATAATAGAATCAACTAATAGACAAGGGTTTGTTGATAATGAAGCTTGGGAAGAATTAAGAAAGTTTATCATTGAGCAAATTGTTCAGTTGGAATCTTATTTTAAGAATGTAAAAAAAGTTGAAAGAGAAAACACCAAGTCAAGTTTAGGTGTTGCAAATCAAGACCTCAAAACACTAAAAAAAGAAATAGCATCAGTCAAAAAAGAAGCTTCTCCAAAAGTACAAGCCAAACTTAGAAGTATAGAAGCAAATCTTGGTAAGATTCAAGGTAGTGTAACAAAAAGTATTAAAGATTACTCAAAATTAGAAAAAGAAAGTAAACAACAGGAAAACTTATTTATGAGTTTGGTTTCATTACAAACCTACGCAGCAATGTTTTCACATATGACTAAGCATACATTAGGTCATATACTGACTGGAGCTGAATATTTTTATAACAATTATCCTAATCCAAATTTAGAGGATAGATTTATTAGTATTTCAAAAAGCATTTATAAAGAAATGCTGAAATTAAGAAAGGGTGTCGATTTTATGCTAAAATATGCTAAATCGGATACTGAACTAGAAGAAATTAACCTAAAAGAATTAATAGTTAATCTGTTTGATAATATTTATGTTGATAGGCTTAATGAAGAAGGTATTAAAACAATTGTAGAAATTAAGGATAATCTAATTCTTAATTACAATAGAAAAGCAATAGAAGATATTTTTGATAACTTGATTTCTAACTCAATTAAAGCTTTAAAAAATAATAATGAAAAAATAATAAAATGTAGCAGTTTAACATCTAGCGACAAAGTGACCATACTTTTTTCAGATAATGGAATAGGAATTAAGGAGAAAGATAAACATAGAATTTTTGATATTTTTTATACTGACACAGCTGAGGAAGGTGGTGCAGGAATGGGACTGTATATGGTTAAAACTAGAGTGGAAGCTATGCAGGGAAATATTGAAGTAATAGAGAATGAGTTTCGTCCAACAGGTGCAACATTTAAAATCACATTACCATTTAAAAAATAA
- a CDS encoding DNA cytosine methyltransferase: MSTLIKNEIPVELNINKDIISSTLGCDIFSGAGGMSLGAEMAGINISFAVENDKYAADTFNNNHKSSRVIVEDIRKVNPTKLISKNPFVLFGGPPCQGFSLSNTVTRNARNEKNSLFEEFLRFIEELEPEWCVFENVEGFRSFQKGKVVKVLKKRLENLGYTVNFDVLTASDYGVPQDRKRFFMVGNKNGIKFRFPEASINKYTVADAILDLPILQNGDFIDSLPYSGLANNEFADKMRENSDFSFQNYVSRNRDYVLERYKYIKQGQNWKAIPDNLMKNYSDKNNCHSGIYKRLDSKKPSVVISNYRKNMLIHPFENRGLSVREAARLQSFPDNFIFEGTLMYMQQQIGNAVPPLLAKALFEQINEMS; the protein is encoded by the coding sequence ATGAGCACATTAATTAAAAATGAAATACCAGTTGAATTAAATATTAATAAAGATATAATTAGTTCCACACTTGGTTGTGATATTTTTAGTGGAGCAGGAGGTATGAGCCTTGGTGCTGAAATGGCTGGTATTAATATTTCCTTTGCTGTTGAAAATGATAAGTATGCAGCAGATACTTTTAATAATAACCATAAGTCATCTAGAGTAATTGTAGAGGATATTAGAAAAGTTAACCCAACTAAACTAATTTCTAAAAACCCATTTGTTTTGTTTGGCGGACCACCTTGTCAAGGATTTTCTTTATCAAATACAGTTACGAGAAATGCACGTAATGAAAAAAATAGCTTATTTGAAGAATTCTTAAGGTTTATTGAAGAGTTAGAACCTGAATGGTGTGTTTTTGAAAATGTAGAAGGTTTTAGAAGTTTCCAAAAAGGGAAAGTTGTAAAAGTGCTAAAAAAACGACTTGAAAATCTGGGATATACTGTAAATTTTGATGTATTAACTGCCTCAGATTATGGAGTTCCTCAAGATAGGAAACGATTTTTTATGGTTGGAAATAAAAATGGAATAAAGTTTAGATTTCCAGAAGCATCAATTAATAAATATACTGTCGCAGATGCCATTTTGGATTTACCAATTTTGCAAAATGGAGATTTTATAGATTCGCTACCTTATTCTGGATTAGCAAATAATGAATTTGCTGATAAAATGAGAGAAAATTCAGATTTCTCTTTTCAAAATTATGTATCTAGAAATAGAGATTATGTTTTAGAAAGATATAAGTATATTAAACAAGGTCAAAATTGGAAAGCAATTCCTGATAATTTAATGAAAAACTATTCTGATAAAAATAATTGTCATTCAGGTATTTATAAACGACTAGACTCTAAAAAACCATCAGTAGTGATTTCTAATTATAGAAAAAATATGCTAATACATCCTTTTGAGAATAGAGGTTTATCAGTTAGAGAAGCAGCAAGGTTACAAAGCTTTCCTGATAATTTTATTTTTGAAGGAACCTTGATGTATATGCAACAGCAAATCGGGAATGCTGTTCCTCCGTTGCTAGCAAAAGCATTATTTGAACAAATTAATGAAATGAGTTAA
- a CDS encoding DoxX family protein has product MNILVAIIWFTGLAFVFFGLNCFYSSFIINEFKRYGLPKYRRLTGWLQLLGAFGLLVGQYYSKLLLFAAAVGLFVLMLSGFIVRLKIKDNVIKSSPSFIFAVLNLLIAIKVYTNYLI; this is encoded by the coding sequence TTGAATATACTGGTAGCTATAATATGGTTTACAGGTTTAGCATTTGTGTTTTTTGGTTTAAACTGCTTTTACTCGTCATTTATAATTAACGAGTTTAAGCGTTATGGTTTACCAAAATACCGCAGACTTACTGGTTGGCTTCAATTGTTGGGTGCATTTGGTTTGCTTGTAGGACAATACTATAGTAAACTACTCCTATTTGCAGCAGCAGTAGGCTTATTTGTATTGATGCTTTCTGGTTTTATTGTAAGATTGAAGATTAAGGATAATGTTATAAAATCGTCACCATCGTTTATTTTTGCTGTTCTAAATTTATTAATTGCAATTAAGGTATATACTAACTACCTTATCTAG
- a CDS encoding DoxX family protein: MSTTDYIVIALKIIVALSIINVWVIQPNKKTKWRGGNADNIVEEFKAYGLSKSFCYGIGFLKVSLALLLLVSIKFNSVTLLASSGLALLLLGSIAMHIKIKDPLYMSFPAFLFVVLNVVIIALTR, from the coding sequence ATGAGTACAACCGACTATATAGTAATTGCCTTAAAAATTATTGTAGCATTAAGCATTATAAATGTTTGGGTTATTCAGCCAAATAAAAAAACCAAATGGCGAGGCGGAAATGCTGACAACATTGTAGAAGAGTTTAAAGCTTATGGACTCTCAAAATCGTTTTGTTATGGCATTGGATTTTTAAAAGTTAGTTTAGCCTTGCTACTATTGGTATCTATTAAATTTAATAGTGTCACGTTACTTGCTAGTTCTGGATTAGCGTTGTTACTTTTAGGATCTATAGCTATGCACATTAAAATAAAAGACCCTTTATATATGTCGTTTCCAGCCTTTTTATTTGTGGTATTAAACGTAGTTATAATTGCATTAACTAGATAA